In one Silene latifolia isolate original U9 population chromosome 10, ASM4854445v1, whole genome shotgun sequence genomic region, the following are encoded:
- the LOC141605155 gene encoding zinc finger CCCH domain-containing protein 48-like isoform X1, with product MFVKIEETCIYKGTRCNWFTYDCVFCRMTEVISRRVAEGRGRVPYSWHRAQPAAANDSGIVCKYWLRGHCTRNPCRFRHPNEEAPKNCSVQLNSLKAKQSHIPLQPLRVVTKRANGEQNAPNVKRRTSPKNALDNKGYQCGTTKKPIVEEKVVESVKHRDVVDQKPTAVHTDDLPEKLHKICVDWINKTCVHDEKCKYMHSWSSSNDFSKMVQLEGHKKAVTGINLLSGSDKLFTSSEDGTVRMWNCHTGEFIASDVGSPVWCLASEGPWVFAGITNAIKAWNIEAQLELTLNAPSGHVYALTMVDGVLYCGLQVGSILVWKLNSEGVSFEGPMLVKGHTGAVVSLFRGGHWLFSASVDKTVRVWDFKNMVCSHTLQKHSEEVMSVLCWEQYLLSCSLDKTLKVWGRTEAGDFEVVHTHIEDNGILSLCGMHDAAGNPILLCSCNDNSVRLYDLPSFVERGRIYANEEVKTIHIGPGGHFFTGDAAGTVSVWRCSGDFSGSPDKVAAA from the exons ATGTTTGTGAAGATAGAAGAAACCTGCATATACAAGGGAACTCGTTGTAATTGGTTTACATATGATTGTGTTTTCTGTAGAATGACGGAAGTTATCTCTAGAAGGGTCGCAGAGGGACGTGGGAGAGTTCCATACAGCTGGCATCGTGCTCAACCAGCAGCTGCTAACGATTCTGGGATCGTCTGCAAATACTGGTTGCGTGGGCACTGCACCAGAAACCCATGTCGGTTTCGTCATCCGAATGAAGAAGCACCCAAAAATTGTAGTGTCCAATTAAACAGTTTGAAAGCTAAACAGTCCCATATTCCGTTACAGCCTTTAAGAGTTGTCACTAAGAGAGCAAATGGAGAGCAGAATGCTCCTAATGTGAAGCGGAGAACTTCTCCTAAGAATGCTCTTGATAACAAGGGTTATCAATGTGGTACAACTAAGAAGCCTATTGTTGAAGAGAAGGTTGTCGAGTCTGTCAAACATCGTGATGTTGTTGATCAGAAGCCTACTGCTGTCCATACTGATGACCTTCCTGAGAAGTTGCATAAGATATGTGTTGATTGGATTAACAAGACTTGTGTTCATGATGAAAAGTGTAAATATATGCACTCTTGGAGTTCGAGCAATGACTTCTCCAAGATGGTTCAACTTGAAGGTCATAAGAAG GCTGTTACCGGAATCAATCTGCTGTCTGGTTCAGATAAGCTATTTACTAGTAGTGAAGATGGGACTGTTCGTATGTGGAATTGCCACACTGGCGAG TTTATAGCTTCTGACGTCGGTTCTCCAGTTTGGTGTCTTGCGAGTGAAGGACCATGGGTGTTCGCCGGAATTACAAATGCTATTAAG GCTTGGAACATTGAGGCTCAATTAGAACTTACCCTTAATGCACCCAGTGGACATGTTTATGCACTGACTATGGTTGACGGAGTATTATATTGTGGACTTCAG GTTGGTTCGATTTTGGTGTGGAAGTTAAACTCGGAAGGTGTCTCATTTGAGGGCCCTATGTTGGTGAAGGGTCACACTGGTGCTGTGGTTTCATTATTTCGAGGGGGTCATTGGTTATTTTCAGCCTCAGTGGATAAGACAGTTAGAGTATGGGACTTCAAGAATATGGTCTGCAGCCACACGCTCCAAAAGCATTCTGAAGAAGTAATGTCTGTGCTTTGCTGGGAGCAATACTTGTTGTCCTGTTCATTGGATAAAACCTTAAAG GTCTGGGGTCGCACTGAAGCCGGAGACTTTGAGGTGGTACATACACACATTGAGGATAAT GGTATCCTATCATTATGTGGCATGCATGATGCAGCAGGAAACCCGATATTGTTGTGTTCATGCAACGATAATAGTGTGCGCCTATACGATCTGCCATC CTTTGTGGAGAGAGGCCGCATTTATGCAAATGAAGAAGTCAAAACAATTCACATTGGTCCTGGCGGACATTTCTTTACGGGTGACGCAGCAGGAACAGTGTCAGTCTGGAGATGTTCCGGAGATTTCTCGGGATCGCCTGATAAAGTTGCTGCTGCCTAA
- the LOC141605154 gene encoding ubiquitin-related modifier 1 homolog 2-like: MLLTLEFGGGLELLCDSVKVHKVNVALEDNEEQLTMRRLLSWVRTNLIKERPEMFMKGDTVRPGVLVLVNDCDWELSGQLETLLDEKDTVVFISTLHGG, translated from the exons ATGCTACTCACTCTTGAATTTGG AGGTGGCCTTGAACTTCTTTGTGACTCTGTAAAGGTCCATAAGGTGAATGTCGCATTAGAAGATAATGAAGAGCAG TTAACAATGAGACGATTGCTGTCATGGGTTCGAACAAATCTGATAAAAGAGAGGCCAGAGATGTTCATGAAAGGAGATACTGT GAGACCTGGAGTTCTAGTGCTGGTAAATGACTGCGACTGGGAGCTCAGTGGTCAGCTCGAGACTTTACTAGACGAAAAGGACACGGTCGTCTTTATATCCACACTACACGGGGGCTAG
- the LOC141605151 gene encoding SPX domain-containing membrane protein At4g22990-like yields the protein MVAFGKKLIATQIQEWQGYYINYKLLKKKVNQYTRQIENGSEHRLVLKDFSIMLDNQLEKIVLFILEQQGLLAKRLSHLREQQDTSMLQGSILDVSEVREAYREAGQELLRLLFFVEMNAIGLRKILKKFDKRLGYRFADYYVKTRANHPYSQLQQIFKHVGFGAVVGTISRNLLDLQEKQGSYLSIYDQPVFPLQDPVVKSIKAATDRLTNSTNFLNFIGKHAMIMQEDLPSPSVDDTGEEGFDLVSLLLNLMNTFLYMVNSYIIVPTADNYSISLGAAATVCGVVIGSMAVAQIFSSIYFSAWSNKSYLKPLIFSSVVLLIGNVLYALAFDLNSISILLIGRLCCGLGSARAVNRRYISDCVPPKMRMKASAGFVTASALGMACGPALACLFQTKFKMFRLTFNDETLPGWFMAVAWLLYLVWLCISFKEPPKPERDVSSQGTNRRSITHDAIENGCKQPLLISSQDKQRDNDDDEGEEFDGNEDDCEDHKPANSISAAYRLLTPSVKAQLLIYFMLKYAMEILLSESSVITAYYFLWSTRSVALFLACLGLTVLPINVLVGSYISNIFEERQVLLTSQILVCIGIVLSFNVGVKYSVPQYVTSAIITFVSAEVLEGVNLSLLSRVMSSRLSRGTYNGGLLSTEAGTLARVVADSTITLAGYWGESKLLNTTLLPSLLICIGSIVATCFTYNSMY from the exons ATACTATATCAATTACAAGTTGCTAAAGAAGAAGGTCAATCAATATACTCGACAAATAGAGAATGGGTCAGAACATCGCCTTGTGTTAAAGGATTTCTCAATTATGCTGGACAATCAG CTTGAAAAGATTGTCTTGTTCATATTAGAGCAACAAGGGTTACTTGCAAAAAGGCTGTCTCATCTCAGGGAACAGCAGGACACTTCTATGTTGCAGGGAAGCATTCTCGATGTGTCTGAAGTAAGAGAAGCATACCGAGAAGCGGGTCAAGAGCTTTTGAGGCTTCTCTTCTTTGTTGAAATGAATGCTATAGGTTTGCGGAAGATTCTGAAAAAATTTGATAAACGCTTAGGCTATAGGTTCGCAGACTATTATGTCAAAACTCGTGCTAACCATCCTTATTCACAGCTACAGCAAATTTTCAAGCATGTG GGTTTTGGGGCCGTTGTGGGAACCATATCCCGCAATCTTTTGGATCTACAAGAAAAGCAGGGAAGCTATTTATCAATATATGATCAACCTGTTTTTCCTCTTCAG GATCCTGTGGTAAAGTCCATCAAAGCAGCCACAGACAGGCTGACTAACTCAACAAATTTCCTCAACTTCATTGGGAAACATGCAATGATAATGCAAGAAGATTTGCCAAGTCCATCTGTTGATGATACTGGCGAAGAGGGATTTGATCTAGTGTCACTTTTGTTGAACCTAATGAATACATTCCTCTATATGGTCAATAGTTATATTATTGTCCCCACAGCGGATAATTATTCGATAAGCCTTGGTGCTGCAGCAACAGTTTGTGGGGTAGTGATTGGATCAATGGCGGTTGCACAGATATTCTCATCAATCTACTTTAGTGCATGGTCAAACAAATCGTATTTGAAGCCGCTTATATTCAGCAGTGTGGTTCTTCTTATCGGAAATGTGCTGTATGCACTAGCTTTTGATCTCAACTCCATATCAATACTTCTCATTGGGCGCCTCTGTTGCGG GCTGGGTTCTGCTAGAGCTGTTAATAGACGCTACATCAGTGACTGTGTACCACCAAAAATGAGAATGAAGGCATCTGCGGGTTTTGTTACTGCCAGTGCTCTTGGAATGGCTTGTGGCCCAgctcttgcttgtttatttcaaACTAAATTTAAAATGTTCAGACTAACTTTCAATGACGAAACATTGCCAGGATGGTTTATGGCGGTGGCATGGCTTCTTTACCTAGTATGGCTGTGCATTTCATTTAAAGAACCACCCAAGCCTGAACGCGATGTTTCTTCTCAAGGAACTAACCGCC GAAGCATCACACATGATGCGATAGAGAATGGTTGCAAGCAGCCATTGCTAATAAGCTCACAGGATAAACAACGTGATAATGATGACGATGAAGGTGAAGAGTTTGATGGAAATGAAGACGATTGTGAAGATCATAAACCCGCAAACTCAATTAGTGCAGCTTATAGACTGCTAACACCATCTGTCAAG GCACAGCTACTAATTTATTTCATGCTCAAGTACGCAATGGAAATATTGTTGTCAGAGTCAAGTGTTATCACAGCATACTACTTTCTATGGTCTACCCGTAGCGTGGCTCTTTTCCTTGCTTGTCTCGGTCTAACTGTTCTTCCGATCAATGTGCTGGTTGGAAGCTACATCAGCAATATATTTGAAGAGAG GCAAGTTCTGTTGACATCGCAAATACTAGTCTGCATAGGCATTGTCCTAAGCTTCAATGTTGGAGTAAAATATTCAGTTCCACAGTATGTCACCTCAGCAATTATCACTTTTGTATCGGCTGAAGTACTTGAAG GTGTTAACCTATCACTTCTATCTCGAGTCATGTCATCAAGGCTTTCAAGGGGCACATACAACGGTGGATTGCTTTCCACGGAAGCAGGGACGTTAGCTCGAGTAGTTGCAGACAGCACAATAACTCTAGCCGGGTATTGGGGagaaagcaagcttttgaatacTACATTACTCCCCTCTCTTCTGATATGTATTGGCTCAATTGTCGCAACTTGCTTCACTTATAACTCTATGTATTGA
- the LOC141605153 gene encoding ATPase GET3A-like, whose protein sequence is MASAEEEIAEGSVKNIVDQETLKWVFVGGKGGVGKTTCSSILAILLANVRPSVLIISTDPAHNLSDAFQQRFAKTPTLVNGFTNLFAMEVDASVENEDMGDGQDNFVSELANAIPGIDEAMSFAEMLKLVQSMDYSVIVFDTAPTGHTLRLLQFPSTLEKGLTKMMALKNKFGGLLSQMTRMFGVEDEFGEDAILGRLEGMKGVIEQVNQQFRDPDLTTFICVCIPEFLSLYETERLVQELAKFDIDTHNIIINQVLFDDEVVDSKLLKARMRMQERYIDQFYTLYEDFNISKLPLMPEEVTGLQALKSFSRHFLTPYKCAIIKGSEEELEMRITELNLQLKDAENELDKLRKGKEKA, encoded by the exons ATGGCATCTGCAGAAGAGGAAATAGCAGAAGGATCAGTGAAGAACATAGTAGATCAAGAAACTCTGAAATGGGTATTTGTAGGTGGTAAAGGAGGTGTTGGAAAAACAACATGTAGTTCTATTTTGGCAATACTTTTAGCAAATGTTAGGCCTTCTGTTCTTATTATTTCCACTGATCCTGCTCATAATCTTAGTGACGCTTTTCAACAGCGTTTCGCTAAGACTCCTACCCTTGTTAATGGTTTCACTAATCTCTTTGCCATG GAGGTGGATGCGTCTGTTGAAAATGAAGATATGGGAGACGGGCAAGACAATTTTGTATCTGAGCTGGCAAATGCAATCCCTGGTATTGATGAAGCCATGAGTTTTGCTGAGATGCTTAA ATTGGTTCAGTCGATGGATTATTCTGTGATAGTGTTCGATACAGCTCCTACTGGACATACACTCCGGCTTCTGCAATTCCCTTCCACATTGGAAAAGGGACTAACAAAAATGATGGCACTGAAGAATAAATTTGGAGGTTTATTAAGCCAG ATGACTCGTATGTTTGGTGTGGAAGATGAGTTTGGCGAAGATGCAATTCTTGGCCGGCTTGAAGGCATGAAAGGTGTAATTGAGCAAGTTAATCAGCAGTTCAGGGATCCG GACTTGACAACATTCATTTGTGTTTGCATTCCGGAATTCCTTTCTCTTTATGAAACAGAAAGATTAGTTCAAGAACTTGCTAAATTCGACATTGATACTCATAATATCATAATTAACCAAGTTTTGTTTGATGATGAAG TTGTCGATTCTAAGCTGCTTAAGGCAAGAATGCGGATGCAAGAAAGGTACATTGATCAGTTTTACACGTTGTACGAGGACTTCAACATCTCTAAACTTCCATTGATGCCGGAAGAG GTTACCGGGCTTCAAGCATTGAAGTCATTTTCTCGGCATTTCCTTACGCCGTATAAATGTGCGATTATAAAAGGATCAGAGGAGGAGTTAGAGATGAGGATAACTGAACTAAACCTGCAGTTGAAAGATGCAGAAAACGAGCTAGATAAACTACGAAAAGGCAAGGAAAAGGCGTAA
- the LOC141605155 gene encoding zinc finger CCCH domain-containing protein 48-like isoform X2: MTEVISRRVAEGRGRVPYSWHRAQPAAANDSGIVCKYWLRGHCTRNPCRFRHPNEEAPKNCSVQLNSLKAKQSHIPLQPLRVVTKRANGEQNAPNVKRRTSPKNALDNKGYQCGTTKKPIVEEKVVESVKHRDVVDQKPTAVHTDDLPEKLHKICVDWINKTCVHDEKCKYMHSWSSSNDFSKMVQLEGHKKAVTGINLLSGSDKLFTSSEDGTVRMWNCHTGEFIASDVGSPVWCLASEGPWVFAGITNAIKAWNIEAQLELTLNAPSGHVYALTMVDGVLYCGLQVGSILVWKLNSEGVSFEGPMLVKGHTGAVVSLFRGGHWLFSASVDKTVRVWDFKNMVCSHTLQKHSEEVMSVLCWEQYLLSCSLDKTLKVWGRTEAGDFEVVHTHIEDNGILSLCGMHDAAGNPILLCSCNDNSVRLYDLPSFVERGRIYANEEVKTIHIGPGGHFFTGDAAGTVSVWRCSGDFSGSPDKVAAA, encoded by the exons ATGACGGAAGTTATCTCTAGAAGGGTCGCAGAGGGACGTGGGAGAGTTCCATACAGCTGGCATCGTGCTCAACCAGCAGCTGCTAACGATTCTGGGATCGTCTGCAAATACTGGTTGCGTGGGCACTGCACCAGAAACCCATGTCGGTTTCGTCATCCGAATGAAGAAGCACCCAAAAATTGTAGTGTCCAATTAAACAGTTTGAAAGCTAAACAGTCCCATATTCCGTTACAGCCTTTAAGAGTTGTCACTAAGAGAGCAAATGGAGAGCAGAATGCTCCTAATGTGAAGCGGAGAACTTCTCCTAAGAATGCTCTTGATAACAAGGGTTATCAATGTGGTACAACTAAGAAGCCTATTGTTGAAGAGAAGGTTGTCGAGTCTGTCAAACATCGTGATGTTGTTGATCAGAAGCCTACTGCTGTCCATACTGATGACCTTCCTGAGAAGTTGCATAAGATATGTGTTGATTGGATTAACAAGACTTGTGTTCATGATGAAAAGTGTAAATATATGCACTCTTGGAGTTCGAGCAATGACTTCTCCAAGATGGTTCAACTTGAAGGTCATAAGAAG GCTGTTACCGGAATCAATCTGCTGTCTGGTTCAGATAAGCTATTTACTAGTAGTGAAGATGGGACTGTTCGTATGTGGAATTGCCACACTGGCGAG TTTATAGCTTCTGACGTCGGTTCTCCAGTTTGGTGTCTTGCGAGTGAAGGACCATGGGTGTTCGCCGGAATTACAAATGCTATTAAG GCTTGGAACATTGAGGCTCAATTAGAACTTACCCTTAATGCACCCAGTGGACATGTTTATGCACTGACTATGGTTGACGGAGTATTATATTGTGGACTTCAG GTTGGTTCGATTTTGGTGTGGAAGTTAAACTCGGAAGGTGTCTCATTTGAGGGCCCTATGTTGGTGAAGGGTCACACTGGTGCTGTGGTTTCATTATTTCGAGGGGGTCATTGGTTATTTTCAGCCTCAGTGGATAAGACAGTTAGAGTATGGGACTTCAAGAATATGGTCTGCAGCCACACGCTCCAAAAGCATTCTGAAGAAGTAATGTCTGTGCTTTGCTGGGAGCAATACTTGTTGTCCTGTTCATTGGATAAAACCTTAAAG GTCTGGGGTCGCACTGAAGCCGGAGACTTTGAGGTGGTACATACACACATTGAGGATAAT GGTATCCTATCATTATGTGGCATGCATGATGCAGCAGGAAACCCGATATTGTTGTGTTCATGCAACGATAATAGTGTGCGCCTATACGATCTGCCATC CTTTGTGGAGAGAGGCCGCATTTATGCAAATGAAGAAGTCAAAACAATTCACATTGGTCCTGGCGGACATTTCTTTACGGGTGACGCAGCAGGAACAGTGTCAGTCTGGAGATGTTCCGGAGATTTCTCGGGATCGCCTGATAAAGTTGCTGCTGCCTAA